Proteins co-encoded in one Pseudomonadota bacterium genomic window:
- a CDS encoding acyl carrier protein — MSDVSDRVKKIVVDHLGVDEAKVTDSASFIDDLGADSLDTVELVMAFEEEFGVEIPDDAAEKILTIKDAIDYIDQHAD, encoded by the coding sequence ATGAGCGATGTGTCTGATCGCGTAAAAAAGATCGTCGTCGACCATCTCGGCGTCGATGAAGCCAAGGTCACGGACAGCGCGAGTTTTATTGACGACTTGGGGGCCGACAGCCTCGATACGGTTGAACTGGTGATGGCGTTCGAGGAGGAGTTCGGTGTCGAAATCCCCGATGACGCGGCGGAAAAGATCCTCACCATCAAGGATGCGATCGATTACATCGACCAGCACGCCGACTGA